Proteins from a genomic interval of Oncorhynchus clarkii lewisi isolate Uvic-CL-2024 chromosome 13, UVic_Ocla_1.0, whole genome shotgun sequence:
- the LOC139364969 gene encoding dehydrogenase/reductase SDR family member 7C-B-like isoform X3 codes for MARALRTHSGLLDTKIMDLEYLLSMDPAAILLVPVVVVVTAVVIFLHHLVLKFLSTATVRNKVVVITDALTGLGKECAKLFHEGGARVILCGKTWEKLEGFADNLTSAADPKLTFPPKLVLVDFGDMNSMPDVIVEMLECYGCVDVLILNSSLKVKAPVQSTSLKMDKLVMDNNYFGPITVAKGLLPSMMSRRTGHVILVNSIQGKLAMPFRATYAASKHAVQAFFDCLRAEVQEYGISVSTVNHTFIISPPPGENTKKSIWSIFSKQKVMGITPTEAANEILKILNSKKREVVMAHSLPKMAIYARSLFPNVFFAVMAAGVNNAAGVNNIAALADSEEL; via the exons ATGGCACGTGCCCTGCGTACCCATTCG GGTCTTTTGGATACCAAAATCATGGACCTGGAATATCTGTTG AGTATGGACCCAGCTGCAATTCTGCTGGTGCCTGTTGTGGTGGTGGTAACAGCAGTGGTTATTTTCCTGCACCATCTGGTGCTCAAGTTTTTGTCCACAGCAACAGTGCGCAACAAGGTGGTCGTGATAACAGATGCCTTAACAGGACTGGGAAAGG AATGTGCAAAGTTGTTTCACGAGGGAGGAGCTAGAGTCATCCTTTGCGGAAAAACTTGGGAAAAACTTGAAGGTTTTGCTGATAACCTGACTAGCGCTGCAGACCCTAAATTA ACCTTCCCTCCTAAACTTGTGCTGGTGGATTTCGGTGACATGAACAGCATGCCAGATGTGATCGTAGAGATGCTGGAGTGTTATGGCTGTGTGGATGTGCTCATTCTCAACAGCAGCCTTAAAGTCAAGGCCCCAGTACAGAGCACATCACTGAAGATGGACAAGCTAGTTATGGACAATAACTACTTTGGCCCTATCACAGTGGCTAAGG GTCTTCTGCCATCCATGATGTCGAGGAGGACTGGCCATGTGATTCTGGTCAACAGCATCCAGGGCAAGCTGGCTATGCCTTTCCGTGCCACTT ATGCTGCCTCTAAGCATGCGGTCCAAGCCTTCTTTGACTGTCTGCGGGCTGAGGTCCAGGAGTATGGCATCTCTGTCAGCACTGTCAACCACACCTTCATCATCTCCCCTCCACCTGGGGAAAATACCAAGAAGTCCATCTGGTCAA TCTTCTCCAAACAGAAGGTTATGGGCATCACACCAACAGAGGCTGCCAATGAGATCCTGAAGATTCTGAACAGCAAGAAGAGGGAGGTGGTCATGGCTCACTCCCTCCCCAAGATGGCCATCTATGCCAGATCCCTTTTCCCAAATGTATTTTTCGCTGTGATGGCTGCAGGAGTGAATAATGCTGCAGGAGTGAATAATATTGCAGCTTTAGCAGACTCTGAGGAGCTGTAG
- the LOC139364969 gene encoding dehydrogenase/reductase SDR family member 7C-B-like isoform X2 produces MDPAAILLVPVVVVVTAVVIFLHHLVLKFLSTATVRNKVVVITDALTGLGKECAKLFHEGGARVILCGKTWEKLEGFADNLTSAADPKLTFPPKLVLVDFGDMNSMPDVIVEMLECYGCVDVLILNSSLKVKAPVQSTSLKMDKLVMDNNYFGPITVAKGLLPSMMSRRTGHVILVNSIQGKLAMPFRATYAASKHAVQAFFDCLRAEVQEYGISVSTVNHTFIISPPPGENTKKSIWSIFSKQKVMGITPTEAANEILKILNSKKREVVMAHSLPKMAIYARSLFPNVFFAVMAAGVNNAAGVNNIAALADSEEL; encoded by the exons ATGGACCCAGCTGCAATTCTGCTGGTGCCTGTTGTGGTGGTGGTAACAGCAGTGGTTATTTTCCTGCACCATCTGGTGCTCAAGTTTTTGTCCACAGCAACAGTGCGCAACAAGGTGGTCGTGATAACAGATGCCTTAACAGGACTGGGAAAGG AATGTGCAAAGTTGTTTCACGAGGGAGGAGCTAGAGTCATCCTTTGCGGAAAAACTTGGGAAAAACTTGAAGGTTTTGCTGATAACCTGACTAGCGCTGCAGACCCTAAATTA ACCTTCCCTCCTAAACTTGTGCTGGTGGATTTCGGTGACATGAACAGCATGCCAGATGTGATCGTAGAGATGCTGGAGTGTTATGGCTGTGTGGATGTGCTCATTCTCAACAGCAGCCTTAAAGTCAAGGCCCCAGTACAGAGCACATCACTGAAGATGGACAAGCTAGTTATGGACAATAACTACTTTGGCCCTATCACAGTGGCTAAGG GTCTTCTGCCATCCATGATGTCGAGGAGGACTGGCCATGTGATTCTGGTCAACAGCATCCAGGGCAAGCTGGCTATGCCTTTCCGTGCCACTT ATGCTGCCTCTAAGCATGCGGTCCAAGCCTTCTTTGACTGTCTGCGGGCTGAGGTCCAGGAGTATGGCATCTCTGTCAGCACTGTCAACCACACCTTCATCATCTCCCCTCCACCTGGGGAAAATACCAAGAAGTCCATCTGGTCAA TCTTCTCCAAACAGAAGGTTATGGGCATCACACCAACAGAGGCTGCCAATGAGATCCTGAAGATTCTGAACAGCAAGAAGAGGGAGGTGGTCATGGCTCACTCCCTCCCCAAGATGGCCATCTATGCCAGATCCCTTTTCCCAAATGTATTTTTCGCTGTGATGGCTGCAGGAGTGAATAATGCTGCAGGAGTGAATAATATTGCAGCTTTAGCAGACTCTGAGGAGCTGTAG
- the LOC139364969 gene encoding dehydrogenase/reductase SDR family member 7C-B-like isoform X1: MDLEYLLSMDPAAILLVPVVVVVTAVVIFLHHLVLKFLSTATVRNKVVVITDALTGLGKECAKLFHEGGARVILCGKTWEKLEGFADNLTSAADPKLTFPPKLVLVDFGDMNSMPDVIVEMLECYGCVDVLILNSSLKVKAPVQSTSLKMDKLVMDNNYFGPITVAKGLLPSMMSRRTGHVILVNSIQGKLAMPFRATYAASKHAVQAFFDCLRAEVQEYGISVSTVNHTFIISPPPGENTKKSIWSIFSKQKVMGITPTEAANEILKILNSKKREVVMAHSLPKMAIYARSLFPNVFFAVMAAGVNNAAGVNNIAALADSEEL; the protein is encoded by the exons ATGGACCTGGAATATCTGTTG AGTATGGACCCAGCTGCAATTCTGCTGGTGCCTGTTGTGGTGGTGGTAACAGCAGTGGTTATTTTCCTGCACCATCTGGTGCTCAAGTTTTTGTCCACAGCAACAGTGCGCAACAAGGTGGTCGTGATAACAGATGCCTTAACAGGACTGGGAAAGG AATGTGCAAAGTTGTTTCACGAGGGAGGAGCTAGAGTCATCCTTTGCGGAAAAACTTGGGAAAAACTTGAAGGTTTTGCTGATAACCTGACTAGCGCTGCAGACCCTAAATTA ACCTTCCCTCCTAAACTTGTGCTGGTGGATTTCGGTGACATGAACAGCATGCCAGATGTGATCGTAGAGATGCTGGAGTGTTATGGCTGTGTGGATGTGCTCATTCTCAACAGCAGCCTTAAAGTCAAGGCCCCAGTACAGAGCACATCACTGAAGATGGACAAGCTAGTTATGGACAATAACTACTTTGGCCCTATCACAGTGGCTAAGG GTCTTCTGCCATCCATGATGTCGAGGAGGACTGGCCATGTGATTCTGGTCAACAGCATCCAGGGCAAGCTGGCTATGCCTTTCCGTGCCACTT ATGCTGCCTCTAAGCATGCGGTCCAAGCCTTCTTTGACTGTCTGCGGGCTGAGGTCCAGGAGTATGGCATCTCTGTCAGCACTGTCAACCACACCTTCATCATCTCCCCTCCACCTGGGGAAAATACCAAGAAGTCCATCTGGTCAA TCTTCTCCAAACAGAAGGTTATGGGCATCACACCAACAGAGGCTGCCAATGAGATCCTGAAGATTCTGAACAGCAAGAAGAGGGAGGTGGTCATGGCTCACTCCCTCCCCAAGATGGCCATCTATGCCAGATCCCTTTTCCCAAATGTATTTTTCGCTGTGATGGCTGCAGGAGTGAATAATGCTGCAGGAGTGAATAATATTGCAGCTTTAGCAGACTCTGAGGAGCTGTAG